One segment of Pangasianodon hypophthalmus isolate fPanHyp1 chromosome 10, fPanHyp1.pri, whole genome shotgun sequence DNA contains the following:
- the entpd6 gene encoding ectonucleoside triphosphate diphosphohydrolase 6 isoform X2, whose product MKIPKLAFVFLLVACFVIYLTYVKRHFESSFMSKSLLEQLCRTDLHKRPTSAEVVGEMFSYGIMFDAGSTGTRIHIFQFKLEPNASPKLGSETFKAIKPGLSAYADDPEKCKAGLLALLDVAKQTVPPAQWSSTPLALRATAGLRLLPGKKATHLLDKVREVFDASSFPHRPDSVSIMDGTDEGVSAWITVNFLLGGLHGSKVPTVGMLDLGGGSTQITFSPQDEKTIQTSPIDYVTSFQMFNISRTLYSHSYLGLGLMSARLAVLGGVEGQPGGSQELVSPCLAPDYTGEWEHAEVTYTLKGQKAGEPIYESCLSKVEKMIYKRVQKAEEVKQMEFYAFSYYYDRAVDLGLIDEKNGGSLRVSNYVDGAKSVCKNMEAGAGENPFLCLDLTYISVLLQELGFPLDKELKLARKINDVETSWALGATFYYMESLRRH is encoded by the exons ATGAAGATCCCAAAGCTGGCCTTCGTCTTCCTGCTGGTGGCCTGCTTTGTGATCTACCTCACCTACGTGAAACGCCACTTCGAGAGCAGTTTCATGTCCAAGTCATTACTGGAGCAGCTTTGCAGAACAGACCTCCATAAGAGACCGACGTCGGCGGAGGTGGTCGGTGAAATGTTCAGCTACGGCATTATGTTTGACGCTGGAAGCACCGGTACGAGAATACACATCTTCCAGTTTAAACTGGAACCCAACG CGTCTCCTAAATTGGGCTCCGAGACatttaaagcaataaaaccaGGACTGTCTGCGTACGCCGACGATCCCGAAAAG TGTAAAGCAGGACTGTTGGCGCTGTTGGATGTGGCGAAGCAGACCGTgcctcctgctcagtggtcctCCACCCCTCTGGCCCTGCGAGCCACAGCAGGACTCAGGCTGCTGCCGGGAAAGAAAGCAACACACCTCCTCGACAAG GTGAGGGAGGTGTTTGATGCGTCTTCATTCCCTCATAGGCCTGACAGCGTGTCAATCATGGATGGTACAGATGAAG gGGTGTCTGCTTGGATCACCGTAAACTTTTTATTAG gtggtcTTCATGGGTCTAAAGTTCCCACAGTGGGCATGCTGGATCTGGGAGGCGGCTCGACCCAGATCACTTTCTCGCCACAGGATGag AAAACCATCCAGACCTCCCCGATCGATTATGTGACGTCATTTCAGATGTTCAACATTAGCCGCACCCTCTATTCACACAG CTACCTGGGACTTGGTTTGATGTCTGCCAGACTGGCTGTGCTGGGAGGGGTTGAAGGACAGCCTG GGGGCAGTCAGGAGCTGGTGAGTCCGTGTCTGGCTCCAGACTACACCGGGGAGTGGGAGCATGCAGAGGTCACCTACACCCTAAAGGGCCAGAAAGCAG gaGAGCCCATCTATGAGTCATGCTTGAGCAAAGTGGAGAAGATGATCTACAAACGAGTGCAGAAAGCAGAAGAGGTGAAACAAATGGAGTTCTATGCATTCTCATATTACTACGACCGTGCTGTGGACCTGGGCCTCATCG ATGAGAAGAATGGAGGCTCCCTTCGAGTAAGCAACTATGTAGATGGTGCCAAATCAG TGTGTAAGAACATGGAGGCTGGTGCAGGAGAAAACCCTTTCCTCTGTCTGGACCTCACCTACATCTCAGTGCTGCTGCAGGAGCTCGGCTTCCCCCTGGACAAGGAGCTGaag CTGGCCAGAAAAATCAACGACGTGGAGACGAGCTGGGCTTTAGGAGCCACGTTCTATTACATGGAATCTCTTCGCAGACATTAA
- the LOC113545102 gene encoding barrier-to-autointegration factor-like protein: MSTTSQKHRDFVAEPMGDKPVTALSGIGDVLGKKLEEQGFDKAFVVLGQFLLLRKDCELFSEWLKDTSGANSRQAASCSQCLAEWCNNFL; this comes from the exons ATGTCAACCACCTCCCAGAAGCACAGGGACTTTGTGGCCGAGCCCATGGGGGATAAACCGGTCACTGCGCTGTCGGGCATCGGAGATGTTCTGGGCAAGAAGCTTGAAGAGCAGGGCTTTGACAAA GCATTTGTAGTGTTGGGACAGTTCCTTTTGCTGAGGAAGGACTGCGAACTGTTCTCCGAGTGGCTGAAGGACACCAGCGGGGCCAATTCGAGGCAAGCGGCCTCCTGTTCTCAGTGTCTGGCTGAGTGGTGTAACAACTTTCTCTGA
- the entpd6 gene encoding ectonucleoside triphosphate diphosphohydrolase 6 isoform X1 produces MKIPKLAFVFLLVACFVIYLTYVKRHFESSFMSKSLLEQLCRTDLHKRPTSAEVVGEMFSYGIMFDAGSTGTRIHIFQFKLEPNASPKLGSETFKAIKPGLSAYADDPEKCKAGLLALLDVAKQTVPPAQWSSTPLALRATAGLRLLPGKKATHLLDKVREVFDASSFPHRPDSVSIMDGTDEGVSAWITVNFLLGGLHGSKVPTVGMLDLGGGSTQITFSPQDEKTIQTSPIDYVTSFQMFNISRTLYSHSYLGLGLMSARLAVLGGVEGQPVGGSQELVSPCLAPDYTGEWEHAEVTYTLKGQKAGEPIYESCLSKVEKMIYKRVQKAEEVKQMEFYAFSYYYDRAVDLGLIDEKNGGSLRVSNYVDGAKSVCKNMEAGAGENPFLCLDLTYISVLLQELGFPLDKELKLARKINDVETSWALGATFYYMESLRRH; encoded by the exons ATGAAGATCCCAAAGCTGGCCTTCGTCTTCCTGCTGGTGGCCTGCTTTGTGATCTACCTCACCTACGTGAAACGCCACTTCGAGAGCAGTTTCATGTCCAAGTCATTACTGGAGCAGCTTTGCAGAACAGACCTCCATAAGAGACCGACGTCGGCGGAGGTGGTCGGTGAAATGTTCAGCTACGGCATTATGTTTGACGCTGGAAGCACCGGTACGAGAATACACATCTTCCAGTTTAAACTGGAACCCAACG CGTCTCCTAAATTGGGCTCCGAGACatttaaagcaataaaaccaGGACTGTCTGCGTACGCCGACGATCCCGAAAAG TGTAAAGCAGGACTGTTGGCGCTGTTGGATGTGGCGAAGCAGACCGTgcctcctgctcagtggtcctCCACCCCTCTGGCCCTGCGAGCCACAGCAGGACTCAGGCTGCTGCCGGGAAAGAAAGCAACACACCTCCTCGACAAG GTGAGGGAGGTGTTTGATGCGTCTTCATTCCCTCATAGGCCTGACAGCGTGTCAATCATGGATGGTACAGATGAAG gGGTGTCTGCTTGGATCACCGTAAACTTTTTATTAG gtggtcTTCATGGGTCTAAAGTTCCCACAGTGGGCATGCTGGATCTGGGAGGCGGCTCGACCCAGATCACTTTCTCGCCACAGGATGag AAAACCATCCAGACCTCCCCGATCGATTATGTGACGTCATTTCAGATGTTCAACATTAGCCGCACCCTCTATTCACACAG CTACCTGGGACTTGGTTTGATGTCTGCCAGACTGGCTGTGCTGGGAGGGGTTGAAGGACAGCCTG TAGGGGGCAGTCAGGAGCTGGTGAGTCCGTGTCTGGCTCCAGACTACACCGGGGAGTGGGAGCATGCAGAGGTCACCTACACCCTAAAGGGCCAGAAAGCAG gaGAGCCCATCTATGAGTCATGCTTGAGCAAAGTGGAGAAGATGATCTACAAACGAGTGCAGAAAGCAGAAGAGGTGAAACAAATGGAGTTCTATGCATTCTCATATTACTACGACCGTGCTGTGGACCTGGGCCTCATCG ATGAGAAGAATGGAGGCTCCCTTCGAGTAAGCAACTATGTAGATGGTGCCAAATCAG TGTGTAAGAACATGGAGGCTGGTGCAGGAGAAAACCCTTTCCTCTGTCTGGACCTCACCTACATCTCAGTGCTGCTGCAGGAGCTCGGCTTCCCCCTGGACAAGGAGCTGaag CTGGCCAGAAAAATCAACGACGTGGAGACGAGCTGGGCTTTAGGAGCCACGTTCTATTACATGGAATCTCTTCGCAGACATTAA